The genomic stretch AATGAGGATAGACCGGCTGCTCTGCACCCTGCGCTTCGCCCGCACGCGCAGCGCGGCACAGAAGCTGGTCGACCAGGGCTATATCCGCCGTAATGGCGAGCGAGTGCTGCGCGGCTCGCTCGATGTGCGGGTCGGCGATGTCCTGAC from Qipengyuania profundimaris encodes the following:
- a CDS encoding RNA-binding S4 domain-containing protein, whose amino-acid sequence is MRIDRLLCTLRFARTRSAAQKLVDQGYIRRNGERVLRGSLDVRVGDVLTIPLGNQVRLVEVLELPERRGPPREAQACYRELDPNG